The Diospyros lotus cultivar Yz01 chromosome 15, ASM1463336v1, whole genome shotgun sequence genome has a window encoding:
- the LOC127792501 gene encoding glutamate receptor 3.7-like isoform X1, which yields MKITPLSLLVLILLGHSVCCQRPAVVNVGAIFSFDTVIGRVAKAAMEAAASNINEEPSILNGTKLNLIVEDANCSVFMGAIRALQVIGREVVAIIGPQSSSIAHVISEIANNLQLPLVSYAASDPTLSAFQFPYFFRTIQSDSYQMAAMADLIHFYEWKEVIAIYVDNEYGRNGISALGHELGKKMLKISFKFPLPTDYDTDSITGVLNKLKLLGTRVYVVHVNPDPKLRIFNIAQKFHMMARNYVWLATDWLSATLDTLSRENQTSLTILEGVVGFRQHVPQTTQEKAFVSRWRKMQQDGKVNSELNVYGLYAYDTVWAVAYAIDKFLNEHNNIRFSLSSKLQDAKGSNIQLGNLKVFDDGKLLVNILQDTSFAGLTGQFQFNPDRNLVSSAYDVINIARMAIRTVGYWSNYSGLSISPPETFKGEEITKSSLDWKLESVTWPGGITERPRGWVVSDNGRPFRIAAPNRASFVEFVTEIHGSHSMHGYCIDVFNEARKLIPYDIPYRFEPFGDGRRNPDYNELVRKVADDVFDAAVGDITIVMNRTRIVDFTQPFMATGLVIVAPVSSSKSGAWVFLKPFTVEMWSVTAAAFVVIAVVIWILEHRVNDDFRGSPRRQLITMFMFSFSTLFKANQEQTVSTLGRMVMVVWLFLLLVITSSYTASLTSILTVQRLSSSITGIDSLIAGSWPIGYQVGSFAYSYLTESLNIHGSRLISLGSPGEYEKALRLGPSRGGVAAIVDELPYVELFLSNQTDYGIVGQPFTKSGWGFVFQKDSPLAVDMSTTVLKLAETGKLQELHEKWFCKHGCASEKGRRPDRNELHFSSFRALFLLCGGFTLAALLVFLIRTVRQYMRYIRKQMGPSTPSSSARSSARFSVVVHNFFEFIDEKEEAIKKIFTQRDDVQPQTSGSGI from the exons ATGAAGATCACGCCACTTTCCCTTTTGGTGCTGATCCTTCTTGGTCACTCCGTGTGCTGTCAAAGGCCTGCAGTTGTAAATGTCGGCGCGATTTTCAGTTTCGATACTGTGATTGGGAGAGTTGCCaaggcggccatggaagccgcGGCCTCTAATATCAACGAGGAGCCGAGCATTCTCAATGGTACTAAGCTCAATCTGATCGTGGAGGATGCAAATTGCAGCGTTTTCATGGGGGCAATTAGAG caTTGCAGGTGATTGGGAGAGAAGTAGTGGCAATAATTGGCCCACAGTCTTCTTCCATAGCTCATGTGATTTCTGAGATTGCCAACAATCTGCAACTCCCTCTTGTCTCTTATGCTGCCTCTGATCCCACTCTGTCAGCCTTCCAGTTCCCCTACTTTTTCCGAACTATACAAAGCGATTCCTACcaaatggcagccatggccgatttgATTCACTTTTATGAGTGGAAAGAGGTCATTGCCATCTATGTGGATAATGAGTACGGAAGGAATGGAATTTCTGCATTAGGTCATGAGCTTGGgaagaaaatgttaaaaatttcCTTCAAATTTCCGTTGCCTACTGATTATGATACCGACAGTATAACAGGTGTGCTGAATAAATTGAAATTGCTTGGAACCCGTGTTTATGTTGTCCATGTCAATCCAGACCCAAAATTGAGAATCTTTAACATTGCCCAAAAATTTCACATGATGGCTAGAAACTATGTGTGGCTTGCAACGGATTGGCTTTCTGCTACACTAGATACACTCTCCCGAGAGAATCAAACTTCATTGACAATCCTTGAAGGTGTAGTTGGGTTCCGTCAACATGTTCCACAAACCACCCAGGAAAAGGCCTTTGTGTCTCGATGGAGAAAGATGCAGCAGGATGGGAAAGTAAATTCTGAATTGAATGTTTATGGACTTTACGCATATGATACAGTATGGGCAGTTGCGTATGCAATTGATAAATTTCTGAATGAGCACAACAACATAAGATTTTCTTTGAGTAGCAAGCTACAAGATGCAAAGGGATCTAATATACAGCTTGGAAATCTCAAAGTTTTTGATGACGGCAAACTTCTAGTCAATATATTACAGGACACGAGCTTCGCAGGTTTGACAGGCCAATTTCAATTCAATCCCGATCGGAACCTTGTGAGCAGCGCTTATGATGTTATTAACATTGCGCGGATGGCAATTCGTACCGTAGGTTATTGGTCCAATTATTCAGGTCTCTCTATTTCTCCACCTGAAACTTTTAAAGGAGAAGAAATTACCAAATCCTCTTTAGATTGGAAACTTGAAAGTGTTACATGGCCTGGCGGGATAACAGAAAGGCCACGTGGATGGGTGGTTTCAGACAATGGAAGGCCGTTTAGAATTGCGGCGCCAAATAGAGCCAGTTTCGTTGAATTTGTGACAGAGATACACGGCAGCCACAGCATGCATGGTTACTGCATTGATGTGTTTAATGAAGCCCGAAAGCTAATTCCATATGATATCCCTTACAGATTTGAGCCATTTGGGGATGGTCGGCGCAATCCTGATTATAACGAACTTGTGAGGAAGGTTGCAGATGAT GTGTTTGATGCGGCTGTTGGAGACATTACAATTGTGATGAACCGCACAAGGATTGTTGATTTTACCCAGCCTTTTATGGCCACTGGTCTAGTCATAGTGGCTCCCGTCAGCAGCTCAAAGTCAGGCGCTTGGGTGTTTCTCAAACCATTCACAGTAGAGATGTGGTCTGTCACTGCAGCTGCCTTTGTGGTTATTGCAGTGGTTATCTGGATTCTTGAGCATCGTGTTAACGATGATTTCCGGGGTTCTCCTAGGAGGCAGCTCATAACAATGTTCAT GTTCAGCTTCTCAACTCTATTCAAGGCAAATC AAGAACAGACGGTAAGCACACTTGGAAGGATGGTAATGGTGGTCTGGCTTTTCCTTTTGTTGGTGATCACATCAAGTTACACAGCAAGCCTGACTTCAATCCTTACAGTCCAGCGGCTTTCATCATCCATCACAGGAATTGACAGCCTAATTGCCGGAAGCTGGCCTATTGGCTATCAAGTGGGCTCATTTGCTTATAGCTATTTAACAGAGAGTCTTAACATACATGGATCCAGACTCATTTCTCTTGGCTCCCCTGGAGAATACGAGAAAGCACTTCGGCTGGGACCAAGCAGAGGAGGAGTGGCAGCTATTGTGGATGAACTTCCATATGTCGAATTATTTCTGTCAAATCAGACGGATTATGGTATTGTCGGGCAGCCATTCACAAAGAGTGGGTGGGGATTT GTTTTTCAGAAAGACTCTCCGCTAGCTGTTGACATGTCCACGACGGTCCTCAAGCTTGCTGAGACCGGAAAACTTCAGGAGCTACACGAGAAGTGGTTCTGCAAGCATGGTTGTGCATCGGAGAAGGGAAGAAGGCCTGATCGCAATGAGCTCCACTTCAGCAGCTTCCGGGCTCTTTTCCTTCTATGTGGTGGCTTCACTCTTGCTGCCCTGCTAGTGTTTCTCATCCGAACTGTTCGCCAGTACATGCGATACATCAGGAAGCAGATGGGGCCCTCTACCCCCTCGTCCTCTGCGCGATCAAGTGCCCGCTTTTCAGTTGTCGTTCATAATTTCTTCGAGTTCATTGACGAGAAGGAAGAAGCCATCAAGAAGATATTTACTCAACGCGACGATGTTCAACCTCAGACAAGTGGATCAGGAATTTGA
- the LOC127792501 gene encoding glutamate receptor 3.7-like isoform X2: MQIAAFSWGQLEVIGREVVAIIGPQSSSIAHVISEIANNLQLPLVSYAASDPTLSAFQFPYFFRTIQSDSYQMAAMADLIHFYEWKEVIAIYVDNEYGRNGISALGHELGKKMLKISFKFPLPTDYDTDSITGVLNKLKLLGTRVYVVHVNPDPKLRIFNIAQKFHMMARNYVWLATDWLSATLDTLSRENQTSLTILEGVVGFRQHVPQTTQEKAFVSRWRKMQQDGKVNSELNVYGLYAYDTVWAVAYAIDKFLNEHNNIRFSLSSKLQDAKGSNIQLGNLKVFDDGKLLVNILQDTSFAGLTGQFQFNPDRNLVSSAYDVINIARMAIRTVGYWSNYSGLSISPPETFKGEEITKSSLDWKLESVTWPGGITERPRGWVVSDNGRPFRIAAPNRASFVEFVTEIHGSHSMHGYCIDVFNEARKLIPYDIPYRFEPFGDGRRNPDYNELVRKVADDVFDAAVGDITIVMNRTRIVDFTQPFMATGLVIVAPVSSSKSGAWVFLKPFTVEMWSVTAAAFVVIAVVIWILEHRVNDDFRGSPRRQLITMFMFSFSTLFKANQEQTVSTLGRMVMVVWLFLLLVITSSYTASLTSILTVQRLSSSITGIDSLIAGSWPIGYQVGSFAYSYLTESLNIHGSRLISLGSPGEYEKALRLGPSRGGVAAIVDELPYVELFLSNQTDYGIVGQPFTKSGWGFVFQKDSPLAVDMSTTVLKLAETGKLQELHEKWFCKHGCASEKGRRPDRNELHFSSFRALFLLCGGFTLAALLVFLIRTVRQYMRYIRKQMGPSTPSSSARSSARFSVVVHNFFEFIDEKEEAIKKIFTQRDDVQPQTSGSGI; encoded by the exons ATGCAAATTGCAGCGTTTTCATGGGGGCAATTAGAG GTGATTGGGAGAGAAGTAGTGGCAATAATTGGCCCACAGTCTTCTTCCATAGCTCATGTGATTTCTGAGATTGCCAACAATCTGCAACTCCCTCTTGTCTCTTATGCTGCCTCTGATCCCACTCTGTCAGCCTTCCAGTTCCCCTACTTTTTCCGAACTATACAAAGCGATTCCTACcaaatggcagccatggccgatttgATTCACTTTTATGAGTGGAAAGAGGTCATTGCCATCTATGTGGATAATGAGTACGGAAGGAATGGAATTTCTGCATTAGGTCATGAGCTTGGgaagaaaatgttaaaaatttcCTTCAAATTTCCGTTGCCTACTGATTATGATACCGACAGTATAACAGGTGTGCTGAATAAATTGAAATTGCTTGGAACCCGTGTTTATGTTGTCCATGTCAATCCAGACCCAAAATTGAGAATCTTTAACATTGCCCAAAAATTTCACATGATGGCTAGAAACTATGTGTGGCTTGCAACGGATTGGCTTTCTGCTACACTAGATACACTCTCCCGAGAGAATCAAACTTCATTGACAATCCTTGAAGGTGTAGTTGGGTTCCGTCAACATGTTCCACAAACCACCCAGGAAAAGGCCTTTGTGTCTCGATGGAGAAAGATGCAGCAGGATGGGAAAGTAAATTCTGAATTGAATGTTTATGGACTTTACGCATATGATACAGTATGGGCAGTTGCGTATGCAATTGATAAATTTCTGAATGAGCACAACAACATAAGATTTTCTTTGAGTAGCAAGCTACAAGATGCAAAGGGATCTAATATACAGCTTGGAAATCTCAAAGTTTTTGATGACGGCAAACTTCTAGTCAATATATTACAGGACACGAGCTTCGCAGGTTTGACAGGCCAATTTCAATTCAATCCCGATCGGAACCTTGTGAGCAGCGCTTATGATGTTATTAACATTGCGCGGATGGCAATTCGTACCGTAGGTTATTGGTCCAATTATTCAGGTCTCTCTATTTCTCCACCTGAAACTTTTAAAGGAGAAGAAATTACCAAATCCTCTTTAGATTGGAAACTTGAAAGTGTTACATGGCCTGGCGGGATAACAGAAAGGCCACGTGGATGGGTGGTTTCAGACAATGGAAGGCCGTTTAGAATTGCGGCGCCAAATAGAGCCAGTTTCGTTGAATTTGTGACAGAGATACACGGCAGCCACAGCATGCATGGTTACTGCATTGATGTGTTTAATGAAGCCCGAAAGCTAATTCCATATGATATCCCTTACAGATTTGAGCCATTTGGGGATGGTCGGCGCAATCCTGATTATAACGAACTTGTGAGGAAGGTTGCAGATGAT GTGTTTGATGCGGCTGTTGGAGACATTACAATTGTGATGAACCGCACAAGGATTGTTGATTTTACCCAGCCTTTTATGGCCACTGGTCTAGTCATAGTGGCTCCCGTCAGCAGCTCAAAGTCAGGCGCTTGGGTGTTTCTCAAACCATTCACAGTAGAGATGTGGTCTGTCACTGCAGCTGCCTTTGTGGTTATTGCAGTGGTTATCTGGATTCTTGAGCATCGTGTTAACGATGATTTCCGGGGTTCTCCTAGGAGGCAGCTCATAACAATGTTCAT GTTCAGCTTCTCAACTCTATTCAAGGCAAATC AAGAACAGACGGTAAGCACACTTGGAAGGATGGTAATGGTGGTCTGGCTTTTCCTTTTGTTGGTGATCACATCAAGTTACACAGCAAGCCTGACTTCAATCCTTACAGTCCAGCGGCTTTCATCATCCATCACAGGAATTGACAGCCTAATTGCCGGAAGCTGGCCTATTGGCTATCAAGTGGGCTCATTTGCTTATAGCTATTTAACAGAGAGTCTTAACATACATGGATCCAGACTCATTTCTCTTGGCTCCCCTGGAGAATACGAGAAAGCACTTCGGCTGGGACCAAGCAGAGGAGGAGTGGCAGCTATTGTGGATGAACTTCCATATGTCGAATTATTTCTGTCAAATCAGACGGATTATGGTATTGTCGGGCAGCCATTCACAAAGAGTGGGTGGGGATTT GTTTTTCAGAAAGACTCTCCGCTAGCTGTTGACATGTCCACGACGGTCCTCAAGCTTGCTGAGACCGGAAAACTTCAGGAGCTACACGAGAAGTGGTTCTGCAAGCATGGTTGTGCATCGGAGAAGGGAAGAAGGCCTGATCGCAATGAGCTCCACTTCAGCAGCTTCCGGGCTCTTTTCCTTCTATGTGGTGGCTTCACTCTTGCTGCCCTGCTAGTGTTTCTCATCCGAACTGTTCGCCAGTACATGCGATACATCAGGAAGCAGATGGGGCCCTCTACCCCCTCGTCCTCTGCGCGATCAAGTGCCCGCTTTTCAGTTGTCGTTCATAATTTCTTCGAGTTCATTGACGAGAAGGAAGAAGCCATCAAGAAGATATTTACTCAACGCGACGATGTTCAACCTCAGACAAGTGGATCAGGAATTTGA
- the LOC127792180 gene encoding glutamate receptor 3.4-like: protein MEIGLLIRRALVVVVFCVWVPMEVMGKDGNASLSSARPSAVNIGVLFTFNSVIGKAAKPAIAAAVDDVNSDSSVLHGTKLNLVLHDTNCSGFIGTIESLELMEKDVVAIIGPQSSGIAHVISHIVNELRIPLLSFGATDPTLSALQFQYFIRGAHSDYYQMYAIADLVEFYGWREVIAIFVDDDYGRNGISVLGDALAKKRAKISYKAAFTPGAPRSDINDLLVGVNLMESRVYVVHVNPDSGLTIFSVAKQLGMMSSGYVWITTDWLPSVLDLSESPDPETMDLLQGVIALRHHTPDSDAKKKFKSRWKNLKYKATSSFNSYALYAYDSVWIVAHALDSFFSEGGNVSFSDDPRLHDSNGSTLHLTSLRVFDEGQKLLQMLLATNFNGLTGLLQFDYERNLIHPAFDILNIIGAVPHGIGYWSNHSGLSEVAPEILISKPSNVSSGNQHLSSVVWPGETSKQPRGWVFPNNGKPLRIVVPNRVSYKEYVMKDKGPLGVKGFCIDVFEAAVNLLPYAVPHIYMVYGDGLKNPSYNNLVNDVALNKYDAAVGDVTITTNRTRIVDFTQPFKESGLVIVTPVKESKSNAWAFLSPFTWEMWCVTGAFFLFVGAVVWILEHRMNHEFRGSPRQQIITIFWFSFSTMFFAHRENTVSALGRLVLILWLFVVLIINSSYTASLTSILTVQQLTSQIEGIDSLISSTDPIGVQDGSFAHNYLVEELNIAESRIRNLRDQEEYAYALLQGPKKGGVAAIVDELPYVELFLYSTNCKFRTVGQEFTKSGWGFAFQRDSPLAVDLSTAILQLSENGDLQRIHDKWLSVNGCSSQSNQADESRLSLTSFWGLFLICGIACFLALTIFFCRVCLQFRRYNPEEGEQEIEEPEPAARPRRTMRATSFKDLIDFVDKKEAEIKEILKRRGSSDHNRQASHSSDGQLEPGSP from the exons ATGGAGATCGGCCTGTTGATTAGGAGAGcgctggtggtggtggtgttttGCGTATGGGTGCCCATGGAAGTGATGGGCAAGGATGGTAATGCTAGCCTGTCTTCTGCAAGGCCGAGTGCCGTGAATATTGGAGTTCTGTTTACCTTCAACTCTGTTATTGGGAAAGCGGCGAAGCCAGCAATTGCAGCTGCTGTTGATGATGTCAATTCTGATTCCTCTGTTCTTCATGGAACAAAGTTGAATCTCGTTTTGCATGATACTAATTGCAGTGGGTTCATTGGAACTATAGAAT CTTTAGAGCTGATGGAGAAAGATGTAGTCGCTATAATTGGCCCTCAATCCTCTGGAATAGCCCACGTTATCTCCCACATTGTTAATGAACTTCGCATACCATTACTGTCGTTTGGGGCAACAGACCCCACACTTTCTGCATTGCAGTTCCAATACTTTATCCGTGGGGCACATAGTGACTATTACCAGATGTATGCAATAGCTGATTTGGTTGAATTCTATGGCTGGAGGGAGGTAATTGCCATTTTTGTTGATGACGATTACGGAAGGAACGGGATTTCTGTATTAGGTGATGCCCTTGCAAAGAAGCGTGCCAAGATTTCATACAAGGCTGCCTTTACACCTGGAGCCCCTAGAAGtgacattaatgatttgttagtTGGAGTAAACCTTATGGAATCTCGGGTTTACGTCGTTCATGTAAATCCTGACTCTGGTCTGACAATTTTTTCTGTGGCAAAGCAACTTGGGATGATGAGCTCTGGATATGTTTGGATTACAACAGATTGGCTTCCTTCCGTGTTAGACTTGTCTGAATCACCTGATCCTGAGACAATGGATCTCCTGCAAGGAGTTATTGCTCTTCGCCATCACACACCTGATTCTGATgcaaaaaagaaattcaaatctAGGTGgaaaaacttgaaatataagGCCACCTCAAGCTTCAACTCTTATGCTCTATATGCTTATGATTCTGTTTGGATAGTTGCCCATGCACTTGACAGCTTCTTCAGTGAGGGTGGAAATGTCTCCTTCTCTGATGACCCTAGGTTGCACGACAGTAATGGAAGCACACTGCACTTGACATCATTACGTGTTTTTGATGAAGGCCAGAAATTGCTCCAGATGCTTCTTGCAACAAATTTCAATGGTCTGACCGGTCTGCTTCAATTTGACTATGAGAGGAACTTAATTCATCCAGCATTTGATATTCTTAACATTATTGGGGCAGTACCTCATGGCATAGGTTACTGGTCAAACCATTCGGGTCTTTCTGAGGTTGCTCCAGAAATCTTAATTTCAAAACCCTCAAATGTTTCTTCTGGAAATCAACATCTTTCCAGTGTGGTATGGCCTGGTGAAACTTCAAAGCAACCTCGGGGTTGGGTGTTCCCCAACAATGGAAAGCCTTTGCGAATTGTGGTGCCGAACAGAGTAAGTTATAAAGAATATGTAATGAAAGACAAGGGCCCCCTAGGGGTGAAAGGATTCTGCATTGATGTCTTTGAAGCTGCTGTAAACTTGTTACCCTATGCTGTACCCCACATATACATGGTATATGGTGATGGTTTGAAAAACCCTTCCTACAACAATCTTGTGAATGATGTTGCCCTAAAT AAATATGATGCAGCAGTGGGGGATGTTACAATTACTACAAACAGGACGAGGATTGTAGATTTCACACAGCCCTTCAAGGAGTCTGGACTTGTCATAGTTACTCCAGTCAAAGAATCAAAATCTAATGCTTGGGCTTTCCTGAGTCCATTTACCTGGGAAATGTGGTGCGTCACTGGTGCCTTTTTCCTTTTCGTGGGAGCTGTCGTTTGGATTCTTGAGCACCGAATGAATCATGAATTCCGTGGTTCACCAAGGCAACAAATTATAACAATCTTCTG GTTCAGTTTCTCGACAATGTTTTTTGCACACA GAGAGAACACTGTGAGCGCCTTGGGACGTCTAGTGCTGATCTTATGGCTCTTCGTAGTGTTGATTATCAATTCAAGCTACACAGCTAGTTTGACATCGATCCTCACAGTGCAGCAGCTGACATCACAGATTGAAGGGATTGACAGCTTGATATCAAGTACGGATCCGATTGGAGTTCAGGATGGATCATTTGCGCACAATTATCTGGTCGAAGAGCTCAACATAGCAGAGTCTAGGATCCGGAACTTAAGGGACCAGGAAGAATACGCTTACGCACTTCTCCAAGGTCCCAAAAAGGGTGGAGTTGCTGCCATTGTCGACGAGCTCCCTTACGTCGAGCTCTTCTTGTATAGTACCAACTGCAAATTTAGAACTGTGGGGCAGGAATTCACTAAAAGCGGATGGGGATTT GCATTTCAAAGGGACTCTCCTCTTGCAGTAGACTTGTCGACTGCCATTCTACAACTCTCAGAGAATGGTGATCTCCAGCGAATTCACGACAAATGGTTGTCGGTCAATGGGTGCTCTTCGCAATCCAACCAAGCCGATGAAAGCAGGCTATCTCTGACCAGCTTCTGGGGCCTGTTTCTCATTTGTGGGATAGCATGCTTCCTTGCTCTTACGATATTTTTCTGTAGGGTGTGCTTGCAGTTTCGCAGATACAACCCCGAGGAGGGGGAGCAGGAGATCGAGGAACCAGAACCAGCTGCTCGGCCTAGACGCACAATGCGAGCGACTAGCTTCAAGGACTTGATCGATTTTGTTGATAAGAAAGAAGCCGAGATCAAGGAGATACTAAAGCGCAGGGGTAGCAGCGATCACAATCGACAAGCAAGCCACAGCTCGGATGGCCAACTAGAACCGGGTTCACCTTAG